The Amaranthus tricolor cultivar Red isolate AtriRed21 chromosome 6, ASM2621246v1, whole genome shotgun sequence genome has a segment encoding these proteins:
- the LOC130814746 gene encoding nucleobase-ascorbate transporter 2: protein MEPLKPEEISHPPMEQLQGLEYCIDSNPSWGEAVALGFQHYILALGTAVMIPTFLVPLMGGSDGDKARVVQTLLFVQGVNTLLQTLFGTRLPTVIGASYAYMVPIISIIHDSSFTRIEDPHMRFNSTMRAVQGALIVASSLQIILGYSQLWAICSRFFSPVGMVPVISLVGFGLLDRGFPVVGRCVEIGIPMLILFVVFSQYLKHFQIRQLPMLERFALLLSVTVIWAYAHLLTASGAYKHRPEKTQMNCRTDKANLISTAPWIKIPYPLQWGAPSFDAGHAFGMMAAVLVSLIESTGAFKAAARLASATPPPAHVLSRGIGWQGIGILLSGLFGTLSGSAVSIENVGLLGSTRVGSRRVIQISAGFMIFFSMLGKFGALFASIPFTIFAAMYCVFFGLVGSVGLSFLQFTNMNSMRNLFITGVAMFLGLSIPDYFREYSAGALHGPSHTRAGWFNDFLNTIFSSSPAVALIVAVLLDNTLDYKDSARDRGMPWWVKFRTFKGDSRNEEFYTLPFNLNRFFPPS from the exons ATGGAGCCTTTAAAACCTGAAGAGATTAGTCATCCACCCATGGAACAATTGCAAGGTTTAGAGTATTGTATTGACTCTAATCCTTCTTGGG GGGAGGCAGTTGCATTGGGTTTTCAGCATTACATTTTGGCCTTAGGAACTGCTGTTATGATTCCTACTTTTCTTGTTCCTTTGATGGGTGGTTCTGAT GGTGACAAAGCAAGGGTAGTGCAAACATTGCTTTTTGTACAAGGAGTTAATACTCTACTACAAACTCTATTTGGTACCCGGCTTCCAACCGTGATTGGGGCATCTTATGCATACATGGTCCCTATCATCTCCATCATACATGATTCATCTTTTACAAGGATTGAAGATCCTCATATG AGGTTTAATAGCACCATGAGGGCAGTTCAAGGAGCTTTAATAGTGGCTTCAAGTCTACAAATAATTCTGGGTTACAGCCAATTATGGGCAATCTGTTCAAG GTTTTTTAGCCCAGTTGGTATGGTTCCAGTTATATCATTGGTGGGATTTGGCCTGCTTGATAGAGGATTCCCAGTG GTCGGAAGATGTGTAGAAATTGGGATTCCAATGCTTATATTATTTGTTGTCTTCTCACAG TATCTGAAACACTTTCAGATCAGACAGCTGCCTATGCTGGAGCGCTTCGCGCTTCTTCTCTCAGTCACAGTTATATGGGCTTATGCACATCTTTTGACGGCTAGTGGGGCCTACAAACACCGCCCTGAGAAAACTCAGATGAACTGCCGAACTGATAAGGCTAACCTTATCTCGACTGCACCATG GATAAAGATCCCATACCCATTGCAATGGGGTGCGCCTTCTTTTGATGCCGGTCATGCATTTGGAATGATGGCTGCTGTACTTGTCTCGCTGATTGAG TCCACCGGAGCTTTTAAAGCTGCAGCTCGTTTAGCAAGTGCCACACCCCCTCCGGCTCATGTTCTAAGTCGCGGTATAGGATGGCAG GGTATCGGGATTCTACTCAGTGGACTATTCGGGACATTAAGTGGCTCTGCAGTCTCCAT AGAAAATGTCGGCTTGCTTGGAAGCACTCGTGTAGGAAGTCGTAGAGTAATCCAAATTTCTGCGGGTTTTATGATCTTTTTCTCGATGTTAG GAAAATTCGGGGCTCTCTTTGCTTCAATACCGTTTACAATATTTGCTGCAATGTATTGCGTCTTCTTTGGCCTTGTCG GTTCGGTAGGGCTATCATTCTTGCAGTTCACAAATATGAACTCCATGAGAAATCTTTTCATAACAGGTGTAGCCATGTTTCTTGGTCTGTCTATTCCTGATTATTTTAGAGAATATTCAGCTGGTGCTTTACATGGACCTTCACACACCAGAGCAGGATGG TTCAATGATTTCTTGAATACAATCTTCTCGTCATCACCGGCAGTGGCACTGATCGTGGCGGTTCTCCTGGATAACACCCTTGACTACAAGGACAGTGCACGAGACAGAGGAATGCCGTGGTGGGTCAAATTTCGAACATTTAAAGGAGACAGCCGTAATGAAGAGTTCTACACCCTTCCCTTCAACCTCAACCGGTTTTTTCCTCCATCGTGA